The window ATACACGGCGAGAGCCGTTTGGCGACCTCGAAGGTCTTGTCGACGTTCTTGGCCGTCTCGCCGAGGTACTGGCTCGTAATCATCGAGAGTTTGACCTCGACGAACGGCAGGTCGAGGTCCTGTGCGAGCGCGCGGGCGACCGACGTCTTCCCGGTGCCCGGCGGGCCGACGAAGAGGAGTTTCCCGATTTCTCTAAGGCCGATTTCCGCGAGGTAATCGCGGTGTTCGATGGCCTTGACGACCTTGTGAATCTCCTGTTCCTGGTCCTCGGTCAAGACGAGGTCCTCGAGGGTCATCTCGATTTCCTCGGGCGCGCGGATGTCGACGAGGTCGAGCATCTCCTCTTCGTCCTCGTCGAACATCTCCTCGAGTAGGGAGTCAATCCAGACCCGGTCGGCGTGGATGGGGCGGTTCTGTTCGCGGGCTTGTTCGTAGGTGATGTCGTCGAGTCGGTCCTCGAAGGCGTAGACGAGCGTGGGGTTGTTGGCGAGGCGCTCGTCGCTGATGCGCTCCAGAAGCCACGATTCGGCCATATCGCGGTCGGTGAAGTCGATTTTGCCGGAGAAGTCGTCGCGGTCGGTGAACATCAGACCGGAGACGGCCTCCCACGGGCGTTCGACGCCCGTCGCGGCGGCGGCCGTGTTCGTGGTGGTGGTCAGGGGGCGTTCGACTTCGCCGTCCTCCCAGAAGACGCGGCGGTAGCGCGGGGGAAGGTCCCGTTCGTCCAGGTCCCGGTTTTCCGTATAGAGGGACGCAGTCAGCAGAAACTCAACGACGTCGAGCTCGGGGCTGCTCATTCTCCAAGAAATTACCGCGCGTGCGGTATAAGGCCGTCGAATCGTCCATATTTCAGGCGCCCCCGACGAGCGAGTCGCGAACCCAGTTCCTGTCCGGCGCGTTATATAAACACCCTCCCGTAACCGGCTTACAATATAAGACAAATACAGGATTTAGCCTAACAAGTAAAACCCGCCCGAGTAGCAGGTTTAACGTAGGTGGACAATAATGACAGAGTGTATGAGTGACAACACGCCCGTTGTAGTAAAAGCGTACCGGACCCCGTTCGGGAAGGAGGACGGCGTCTTCGCGGACGTCCGGCCGGAAGACCTGTCGATTCCGCTCATCGACCGGATCCTCGAAGAGACCGACCTCACCGGCGAGGACGTCGACGACCTGAAGTGGGGTTGTGCCCAGCAGCGCAGCGAGCAGGGCAACAACATGGCCCGCGTCATCGCGCTGATGAGCGACCTCGGCGAGGACACCCCCGCGACGACCATCAACCGCTGGTGTGCCTCCTCCGCAGAGGCAGTCATCTCCGCCGCCGACGCCATCCGCGCCGGCCAGCGTGACTGCATCATCGCCGGCGGCGTCGAGTCGATGTCCCGCGTGAAGATGGGTCAGAACAACGAGGTCCACCCCGGCCTCAACGACTACCACAACATCGCCGCCCTCCAGATGGGTATCACCGCCGAGGAGGTCGCCGAACGCTACGACGTCTCCCGTGAGACCCAAGACGAGTACGCCGCCCAGTCCCAGCAGCGCGCCGTCGCAGCCACCGAGGAAGGCCGCTTCGACGACGAAATCGTCCCCATCGAGGGCCACGACGACGAGGGCAACGAAATCGTCGTCGAGAAGGACGAAGGCCTCCGCCCCGGTACGACCGCCGAGAAACTCGCCGAACTGCCGACGGTCTTCAAATCCGATGGGACGGTCACGCCCGGAAACGCCTCCCAGACGACCGACGGCGCCGCCGCGCTGCTCATCACCTCCGAGGAATACGCCGAGGAGCAGGGCTTCGAAATCCTCGCCGAACTCGGTAACAACGCCATCGCCGGCGTCGAACCCGAAGTGATGGGCATCGGTCCCATCCCGGCCTGTGAGAACCTCTTCGAGCGCTCCGGCACGACGGCCGACGACTACGACCTCGTCGAACTCAACGAGGCCTTCGCCTCCCAGTGTGTCTACTGTCGTGACCAGCTCGGCTTCGACAACGACAGCTACAACGTCAACGGCGGCGCAATCGCCATCGGCCACCCCCTCGGTGCCACCGGCGCGCGCCTCCCCGTGACGCTCATCCACGAGATGCAGAAGCGCGACGACGCCGAGCGCGGCATCGCGACCGAGTGTGTCGGCTTCGGTCAGGGCGCCGCCATCGAGATCTTCTCGCGATAACACGGCCAACTCCCGCATTTCTTTCGCGTCGCTACATCCCACAGCCACGGCGCCAGCGTTTTGCCCGACTGGACCGTCCGTCTACCCGATGAACCCACTGGAGAGCGACCTCGGCGTCTACGTCGTCTCGGGGCTTTTCGCCCTCGTCGTCTTCGCCGTCGCGATGACCGTGCTGGTCACTCGGACGGCCGTCGACCTCTCGGTCGGGACGGTCGCCATGTTCTCGGTCGGGTTTCTGCTCTTCGTCGGCGTCTATTTCACCGCGATGGCGGTCTATCGAGGCATCGACAGTCGAGAAGAAGTGCGGTAATCGGCGTTACAGTTCGCCTTTCGTGCTCGGCGTGTCGCTGCGCCGCTCGTCGACCCGCGTCGCGTCGTCCAGCGTCCGGGCCAGCCCTTTGAATAGCGCCTCGACCTCGTGGTGGGCGTTCTCGCCCTCTATCGAGGCGTGCAGCGTCAGACCGGCGTTCAGCGCCAGCGATTCGGCGAAGTGTCGGGCCATGTCGCTGGTGAAATCGCCAATCGAGGGCTGGCTGAACTCGCCGTCGAAGTAGAAGCGCGGCCGCCCCGAAACGTCGACGACGACCTCGGCGACGGCCTCGTCCAGCGGCACCTTTCGGTCGGCATAGCGGACGATGCCCCGCTTGTCGCCGAGTGACTCCTCGAAGGCCTCGCCCAAGGTGATACCGACGTCCTCGACGGTGTGGTGGTCGTCGATATCCAAATCGCCGTCACAGCGGACCGTGAGGTCGAAGAGGCCGTGCTTGGCGAGGGCTTCGAGCATGTGGTCGAAAAAGCCGATTCCGGTGTCGACGGTGCTGTCGCCGTCGCCGTCCAAATCGAGAGTCACCTCGATATCCGTCTCGGCCGTCTCGCGGGTCACGGCCGCCGTCCGGTCGGTCATGGCTGTGTATTTGCGCGCTCGTTTAAGGTGATTGCGGCGCTAGGAGGCCTTGTTTTTGAGGGTGGCATCCGTCCGAACCACAACACCTCCGAAGCCCTCAGCCGGCTGGCGGTCGCTAAGCGGGATATCCTCGCTCCGCTCGGATAGGGCCCGCTTAGCGACTAAACTGAACGCCACCCGGCTTCGCCCTTCGATTCCGCCAAGGAACCGCACCACACGCCTCCCCAGCCGACTCCTTCCCTCACTCCGTTCGGTCAGTCGTCCCTCGCGCGCTGGCTGGCCGGACCCCCGCTCGCTGTCGCTCGCGAGGTCGGCCAGCGCGCGCCATTTAAATAATCAATCGGCCGGGAGCGCGTGCGGCCCCTTGGGCCGTCGCGCGACCCGGGGAAGGGCAGGGCTGTGCAGTTCCTGGTGTCCTCGTGAGCGACCGAAGGGAGCGAACGAGGGCTCAGGAGAGCTTGCTCTCCTGGTGGACTGAAAGGGCGAGGTGCGGAGGCGTTCAGTTTAGTCGCTACTCAGGCCCTATCCGAGCGAGCGGAGCGAGCGAGGATATCCTGAGTAGCGACCGCCTCCGCGCCGAGGGCTTTCTACATCATCGTGGTCAGCGAGTCGCCACGCTCGAGGTAGAAAGAAACGCGGAGATACCCATTCAATCCTAGTGCTCGTCCCGCAACTCAATCTCGGCAACGAGTTCGTAGGGGTCCTTCCCCTTCCGAATCGCGTCGAGCATCGCGAAGGCCTCGTCGGGTTCGAGGAAGTGCTCGGTGACGGCCCGACCGATGGGTGTCGGGGTGAAGCCGTCGATGAAGTCGTATTCGAGCAGTTTCCCGACGGCGTGTTTCGTCGGCACCTCGCCGACCATCCGGTCGTTGAGGCGCTTGGCACCCTTCCCAGCGACGGTGATGTTGGCCAGCGTCTCCTCGATGGCCGAGGTCTCGTCGTAACGGGTGATGACCGGCTCCATCTCGCCCTTGAGGAGTTTGAAGGCAACCTCGTCCTCGCTCATTTCCATCGAGTTGTGGTAGGTGGTATCCGGTTCGACCAGCATGTACATCGTCCCCTGGTCGTGGTAGTCCGGCCGGCCCGCACGCCCGAGCATCTGCTCGAACTCCTGAACGTTGAGCCACTCGATGCCCATCGCCAGCGAGTCGAAGACGACCTGCGAGGCAGGGAAGTCGACACCCGCAGCGAGCGCGGCAGTAGTGACGACCGCGGCGAGGTCCTGATTACCGAACTGGCGTTCGACCTTCTTCCGGCGGCCGTAATCGAGGCCGGCGTGGTACGGCGCGGAATCGTATTCCAGTTTCCGCGAAATCTCGTGGCAGCGCCGCCGCGAGTTCGTGAAGATGATGGTCTGACCGCGATAGCCCATCGAGGATTTCGAGTCGAAAGCGCGTTTGACCAGTTTGTTCTCGATATCGAGTTTCTCCTGGCCGTCCGCGAAGGTGACGTGGCGTTCGATGGGCACCGGCCGCTCCTCGAACTCGATGCATTTGGCGCCGAGTTTTCTGGCGAGTTCGCCGGGGTTGCCGACCGTCGCCGAGAGGTAGACCCACTGCGTATCGCAGCGGTTCGTCTCGCAGTAGTGTTTCAGGCGGGAGATGAGGCCGTCGAGGCGGTGGCCGCGGCCCTCCTCGCCGAGGTTGTGGACTTCGTCGATGACGACGGTGCCGATGTCGCCCATGTCCTTGCCCGTCCGGAGGGCGTGGTCGATGCCCTCGTAGGTGCCGACGATGACGTCGGCGTGGGGGTCGAAGCGGTTGCCGTCGTCGCGGATGCGCGAGGACCCGACCCGAATCGAGACGTCGAGCAGGTCGCCGTAATCGTCCTCGAAGTCCTCGTGTTTCTGGTTGGCCAGCGCCACGAGGGGGACGAGAAAGAGCATCTTCCCCTCGCCTTTCAGCGCGCGGTCAATGCCGGCCAGTTCGCCGACGAGCGTCTTCCCGGTCGCCGTCGCGGAGACGACCAGTTGGTCGTCGCCGTCCAGCAGGCCGTTTTCGACGGCCAGACTCTGGACCGGCAGGAGTTCGTCGAACTTCTGGAGTTGGGATTTCAGGTCGCCGTGGACGTCGATATCGCGCGTGGAGACGAGGTCGATATCGTCCGTCGTGGCGCTGATTTCGTCGAACTTCGTGAGTTCGGGGTCGAGTTGCCCCGACAGCAGGTTCTTGACGCGTTCGAGGTCGCCGACTTCCAGCAGGAGGTCTTCGAGGCGGTCGCGGGCCCCCGACCGGAGGCCGCGGTAGTTGGCCTCACGTTCGAGTTCGCGGCGGGCACAGTCCGGGCAGATGTGCTCGTCGTCGGCCTGAATGGCCGTCTCGGAGGTCAGCGGCGAGTAGCGGCCCTTGCCGGCGCAGTACCGGCAGGTCCGGACCTGCTTGGCGTCGAGTTGGTAGCCGTCGAGCATCGCTTCGAGTTCCCGCCGTCCGTCGCGGGAGGTCTGCTCGGAGATGCGGATACGGCGAGCACGGCGGGCCATCTCGACGAACTGTTCGGGGCGGCGCGGCACCTCGTCGTCGCCGTCCTTGACGCGGAAGCGGCCGGGTCGCGGGCCGGCGCTCGTCTGCTTCATCTCGAGGCGCCCGCGGAGCAGTCGCTCGCCATCGCGGCGGACGACGACGGTGTACTCGTCGCGACCCTCATGCAGGAAGAGGGTATCGACGTCGGCGACCTGCTGTGACACGGGCGTCTGTAGTGTATCAGGGTATTTCAGTCGTCCGGGATTGGTGTGGACGGATGACACAGCGAGGCCCGCCTTATAAGACGGATCGTGTGTAATATTACCATACTGTCCTCCCCGCAGGCGCGGCGCGAGGGGGACGGCGAGGGGAGCACAATGCCAACCTACGTCCACCTGATGGAACTCGGCAAGGAGAGCCTCGAAACGATGGAGAAAAGCCCGGACCGACGGCAGGCGGCACGGGAGATGATTACCGGGGAGGGCGGCGAGTTACTGGCCATCTACTACACGTTCGGCCGCTACGACGTCGTCGCCGTGGCCGAATACCCGGACGACGGCGCGGCCGCCCGGGCGGCAATCACGTTCCGCGGCGAGGGCAACACGAGCGTCGAGACGCTACCGGCCTTCACCGAAGGCGAGTGGGACGAAGAGGTGGTCGAAAAGATGGAGTAGGCCAGTCGCCCCGACCGCCTACTCGTCGACCAGTTCGATGCTGTCGTCGCCGGTCGGCACCGCACAGATAAAGGAACCCTGCTGGTCGCTTTCGTTGCGGTACCAGTGGACCGTTCCGGCCGGGATGAGCAGCGAGTCGCCGGCGCTGACAGTGTGTTCTTCGTCGCCGCTCACGGCTTCGCCGTTCGCCCGAGGCGTCTCCGACGCCTCGCTGATCCCGACGACGTACTTGCCTTCGAGAACGTACTGCTCGTGTTCGATGTCGTTGGTGTGTTTCGGCACCTCGGCGCCCGCTTCGAGGACGAACCGGCGGATGGCGAGGTTCGGCGCGCCGTGTTCGGGGCCGACGAGCACGCCCTTTTTCATGCCCTCGGCGGCGTCGACGGCTTCGTAGTCGATGTCCTCCGCACGACGGAGCAGCGGCTTGGGTTCGGATGCGGTCATACCGTCACCTACCGCGGCAACCACTACGAAACCCCCGGTCCGACCGCGGGCGACCGGTCGGGCTTTAAGGAGACGGCGGCCCGACGGTGGGATATGAAGGGTTTTCGCGTCGGGAGCGCCTTCGGTATCCCGATCCGGCTTGACCTGACGTTTCTGCTCGTGTTGCCGGTGTTTGCCTACATTATCGGCGCCCAGATCGGCGAGTTGGTCGTCCTGCTCAACGACTCGGTCGCACTCGGTATCGACCCCGACGCGCTGACCGGGTCGGGACTGGCCCGCTACGGCATCGGCACTATCACCGCCATCGGCCTCTTCGTCTGTGTCGTCGCCCACGAATTCGGCCACTCGCTCGTGGCCCGGCGATACGACGTCCCCATCGAATCCATCACGCTGTGGCTGCTCGGCGGCGTCGCACAGATGGAGGAAATCCCCGAAGACTGGAAGACGGAGTTCAACATCGCCATCGCCGGCCCCATCGTCTCGGTTCTTCTCGGCATCGGTGCCTACGCCGCCTTCCAGTTCGTGCCGAGCGACGGCTTCCTGCTGGCGGCGACCCGCTTCATCCTCGCGTATCTCGCTCTCATGAACGTCGTGTTGGCCGGATTCAACCTGCTGCCCGGCTTCCCGATGGACGGCGGCCGAATCCTTCGGGCGTTTCTGGCCCGCGACCGCCCGCACGCGCAGGCGACCCAGCAGGCCGCGAAGGTCGGCCAGGCTTTCGCCGTCATGCTGGGCCTCTTCGGCCTGCTCGCCGGCTTCAACATCCTCCTCATCCTGCTGGCCTTCTTCATCTACATCGCCGCCGCCTCCGAATCCAAGCGGACGGTTATGAACGCCGCCTTCGAGGGAGTCACCGTCGGCGACGTGATGACCCCGCGGGACCGCCTCGACACGGTGTCCCCGAAGACGTCGGTCGCCGAGTTCATGGACCGAATGTTCCGCGAGCGCCACACCGGCTATCCCGTTACTGAGGGCGGGGCGGGAACCGCCCCGGACAGTGCGAGCGGCGACAAGCCGCGAGCGGGCGGCCGCCCCGTCGGCGTCGTCACCCTCTCGGACGCACAGCAAATCGACGAGGTCGAACGCGACGCCTACCGCGTCGAGGACGTGATGAGTCGCGACCTCCAGGCGGTCACGCCGGACACGCCGGTCATGGACGCCTTCGAGACGATGCAGCGCAACGACATCGGCCGCCTACTGGTCGTCGACGACGCCGAGGACCCGAACAGCCTCGTCGGCCTCCTTTCCCGGACCGACGTGATGACGGCGCTGGAAATCATCAAATCCGGCGGCCAACCGGGCGCTCAGCGACTCCGCAACGAAAGCCCGATGCCCGCCGAAACCATCGACAGAGAGCGCACCTAGAACTCACGCAGGTAGCCGCACTGCCGGCATTTCCATTTTCCCTCCTCGATTTTCTCGAACTGGGTTTTCTCGAACGGCCCGCCGAGGTCGTCCGGGCAGTCCGGGTTCGGACATCTATCCGGTGGCGCCCTCATATGTTATCACCCATCACGGTCGGTTGCCATATAATACCCCGTCGGACGCCCGACCGCCGCTGTCAGTCCGCCAACTCGACGTTCGAGGAGAGCCACGCCTCGGCCTCCTCGAGCGCGTCGACGTCGGAAGCCGTCAGTTTCAACCGATTGTGGCCGGCCTCCTGGTCGGGATAACAGCCGACCCTGACGTCGAAGCGGTCGCGTACCTCGTCGAGGCGACTCAGCAGTTTTGCCTCGGGTTCGTCCGTGTAGACGAACCGCGATTCGACGTCTCCCGAGAACTCGCCGTCGACCTCCTCGAACATCCGCTTCATCTCCGCGGGGATGCCGGGGAAGACGTAGACGTTTTCGAGAACACAGCCCGGCGACAGCCCCGCGTGATTGATGAGCGGCCGAGAGCCCTCCGGCAGGGTCGCCTCCTCCGCTGCGTCGACATCGAGGTCCGGATACTCCCCGGCGATGGCCTCCAGCGTCCGCTCGACGTCCGCGAGCGCGAGGTCGTCGACGGCGAGTTCGCGGTCGAAGGCCGCCGCGACGGCGTCCATCGTCACGTCGTCCGGCGTCCGGCCGAGGCCCCCCGTCACGATGACGGCGTCGAAGGCGTCGCTGTACCGCTGGACTGCCTCGACGATGGCCGCCTCGTCGTCGGGAACCGTCAGAATCCGCGCGACGGAGACGCCGCGTTCGGTCAACTGCGTCGCCAGCCACGTCGCGTTGGTGTTCTCCGTGTCGCCGGCGAGAAGTTCGTCACCGACCGTCAGAAGTGCCGCCTGCATGCCCGTTCGTCGGGGGCGCTGACGGTTAGGCCTTCTCACCGATGAGGCTCGACGGCCTTGTCAGGTCGCCGCTTCCAGTTGTGCGCGGTCGACATGTCCAAACTCCGCCTTCCGGTGGCAGGACGGACACAGCGAGACGACGTTTTCGAGGTAGTGGGCGTCTGCTTCGGTCGTGACTGGCGTCTCGACGAACGCCCGGACCGGCACGATATGGTGGACGTCCGGGTTCCGGCCGAGTTCTTCTTTCGACGTACCGCAGAGGACACACTGGTAGCCATCCCGTTCGAGCGCCTGCCTGCGGACGCGGTTCCATCCCCTGCCGTAGTTGGCCTCGACGCCGCCCTTCCAGTTCGGATGGCCCTTACCGGTGAACTCCTCGGATATCCATTCGTACTGACACTCGTCGCTACAAAAGACGTGTTCGCTGTTGATGTTGTTCTGCTGGCGGACGACCTTGGCATTACACCAGTCGCAAGCGAGTTCCTGTTTTCCTCCGGACCAGCGGGGGTTCCTTTCCCCTGAGACGTCCGGTCGATACCGCCAGTTCGCCTCTTCAACGCAGTCGCCACAGTATAAGCCCGTTTTCTCCGACGGATAGTAGTCGAATTCCGTACGACAGATTATACACTCGGTCGTTTCCTTCCCGCCGCTGTAATTGGGATTGTTTGCTCCAGCGAACGAGACGACCGCATCGCGACACTCGTCGCTACAGTATTTCCGTTTCGTCTCGGAGTAGAATTCGGTACGACAGTGGCTACACGTTCTATTCGGCAACGGTTCGTCATGGCCCTGACTGTGATGAACCCGAAGGCCACGCTCAGTGTCGAACGCTCGGTTACAGGTCGGACACCGATGCATAAATCCGGATTCTTCCCGATATCACAAATAGTAACGCACCGTGGAGAAAGAACTCACCGAGCGAATATTACCAAGGATAATTAGGTCCGGGTGCGGAAATTGAATCCGCCTCACAGCCGCCACAGGGCTGTAGGATGCCACTACCCCAACCCGGACACGCATGTAAATCTAAGCGCACTCCGCTTCATATACGTTACGACTTTTCCAACCTGTGCAACGTCTACGCATACCTGTCAGTCCATTTTTAAGCGCCGACCGACTAGCACCGATACCGTGGCGATTACGGACAAAATCTACGTGAAGAACCACCGGCAGTTGGCCTCCCAACTGGAGACGTCCTTCCCCAAGAGCGCCTTCTCCGGGGCGACGCTGGATATCCTCTTTACCGGCGACGCCCTCGCCAAACTCGACGACGCCTCCCGGGACCGTGCCCTGGAGTTCGCCGAGGATTTCCTGGACTGTGACTGCCAGTCCAATCCCCACTGTGGCTGTCCCCAGCGGAAGTTCATCGCCTACCTGCTGGAGTTACGCGCGGAGGGACTCGGTCCCGATGCCATCGTCGACGTGATGGGCGACGATTACATGCTGTATGCGTATCCCGGTGACGTCCTATCGTTCCTCGATAACGGCGTTCGGACGCTGGAGGCCGCCGAGCAACTGGCCGATGTCGACGAACGGCAGGAGATGGCCGAGAAGATTCGGCAGAAGAAACGCGAACTATCGGGCTAGGGTCGCCGAGGCGACGAATCAGCCGAGGCGGAACGGTTCTTCTTCGTTTTCCTCGCTATCGAGGTCTTCGAGCTGGATGACGTCTTCGGCTTCCTGCTCTTCCACCTGCTGGCTGAGTTTGGTGACGTACTGCTTGTACTCGTCGAGCTGCTCGCGGAGGTGTTCGGCTTCCAGTTCCAGCCGCTCGTGTTCGCGGACGAAGCTCTTCGGCACCTCGACTTTCGGCGGGAAGCTCTCGGCCGGCGAGGAGGTTTCGGTGGCGCTGCCCTGCTTGAGTTCGTGTTCGGGGACGACGCGCACCTGCCCGTCGTGAGCAACCAGCGTGTCGACGTAGTCCCGGAACACGGCTGAAAGCGAGATGTCCCGCTCCTCGGCTATCTCCCGGAGGGTCTCGAACGCGTCCTCGTTGACCCGAAAGGAGATAGTTTTGTTCTTGTTGCCCATAGCTAATCCCTAACTGAACGGTCCATCCATATAAGGGTTTGTCAGACGCACGCAAGCCTACTTTTACGGGCCAGTATGCAGCCAAGCGCTGACCCCTCAAAAGGAAATTTCCGAGTCCAGAATGTCGAATCTTGAACGTTCTTAATGCTACCAACGAATCGCCACCTATGCGCCGCCGCGCATTCCTCGCGTCCGCCCTGACCGCCGCCTCCACCATCGCTGCGGGATGTGGTGCTGTCGAATCACGAACCGAACACACGGACCCAACGATAAAAACCGATGACAATCCCCGGGATAACGCGAAGTACCTCGAATTTCGCGGAGAGAGCGGGGAACTCGCCACCGTGGGCGTCGACCCCAGGTTCGACCCCCTGCCGAGCAATCTCTTCACGACGATTTCGCACCGTGAGGACACCGAACTGCAGTCGTTAACACAACGGTTCGCGGCACCGGACGGTGACGGCACGCCGCCGCGACTCTCGCTCCGAGGGCCGTTTATGGGCGACCGCGAACCCCACCCGTCCGTATCACTGTATCGGGAGGGAGCGGCCGCAGTTGTCGAAGTCCACCGGTTCGGCGAACTCGCCGACGAGACCGTGTTCATAGACCTCCCGGTCACTCGATGGCCTGAGTCGGCCCGCCGACTCGTCGTCGAGAGTACCGTCGAACTCACCGAGCCGGGGCTAACAGACCGGACGCACGTCCTCGATGGCCGATTCGAATTCGAGTTCGACGATGAATGAACGGCGTTCGATTGGTTCGGCGCTGTCGACGTAGCTTCGTCGCGAGAGCCTCGTGAACTGTAAATAGCGCGCTTAAAAGGGAGACACGCCAGCCCGTACCAGCGAACGAAAACGGGTTTACCGACGGCCGACTCACCCACACCCATGATACTCCCGGGCTCCGCCTCACAGGACCTCGCCGCGGCGCTTGCGGCCGAACTCGACGAGCCGCTCGCCGCCGTCGAGTACGACCGCTTCGCCGACGGCGAGCAAATCGTCCGCGTCCCCGAGTCGGCCGACCGTGCGGTCGTCGTCGCCTCGACCGTCTCCGATGCCGCCCACGTCCAGTTGCTCCAGTTGCAGGACGCCGCCCGCCAGCAGGCCGACGAGGTCGTGACCGTCCTACCGTACATGGGCTATGCCCGGCAGGACGAACCCTTCGAGGAGGGCCAGCCGGTCTCGGCCCGCGCGATGGCGAAGGCGATTTCGACCGGCACCGACCGCGTACTGACGGTCAATCCCCACGAGGACGCCGTCTGTGACTTCTTCGACGCCCCCTGCGAGTCGGTCGACGCGGCAGGCCGCCTCGCCGAACCGCTGCCCGACCTCACCAGACCCCTCTTTCTCTCACCCGACGCCGGGGCCATCGACCTCGCTGAGACCGTCCGGGACGCCTACGGGGCCGGTGAGACAGACTACTTCGAGAAACACCGCGTTTCCGATACCGAAGTCGAAATCCAGCCCAGCGACGCCGACACGACGGGCCGGGACGTCGTCTTGGTCGACGACATCATCGCCACGGGGTCGACGATGAGCAGCGCTATCGCCCAACTGTCGGGGCCATCCCACATCTTCGTCACCTGCATCCACCCGATGTTGGCCGCCAGCGCCCGGACGAAACTGGCCAACGCGGGCGTGGATGCGGTCTACGGCACCGACACCATCGAACGCGCCGTCTCGGCGGTCAGCGCCGCGCCGGCAATCGCCGAGCACCTCTAAGACCGCCGCGCGAGAAGAAGGCTGCCCGCGAGCACGAGTGCCGCGAGGCCGGCGCCGAGGCCGGACCCGCTGCCTTCGGTGGGCGTGGCTCCGTCCCCCTGCCGGGAAGTGCCGCCGGGTCCAGCCGTCGACGTTTCGGGAGCGGCCGTCTCGTCGCGGACCGTCACCGTCGTCGACCGGTCCCCGGCAGCAACTGTGTACTCGCCCGGGCTATCGAAACGCGTCGTCGTGGCGACTGTCGTCGTTCCGTCGTCGATTTCTACCGCTTTCGCGTCGATTCGCTGGCCGTCGACCGAGAACTCGACGTTGCCAGCGGCCGGCCGGTCGGCCGACGATTCGACGGTCGCTTCTATCGTCACCTGCTCGCCGAGCGCGGCATCGGTCGGTGCGACGCTGAGGCCGGTCACTACGGGGTCGGCGGGCGCCTCGACGGTGACCGTATCGGTGGCGCCGCCGACGCTGATGGCGTAGTCGCCGGTCGCATCGAAGGCTCGTGAGAACTCGACGGTCGTCTCCTCGTCGGGCGCGAGCGTCCCGGTTTCGGTCGCGACGGTCTCGCCGTCGACGGTGAACTCAGCCGTGAAGTCGCCCTCCTGACTGCCGACGTTCCGGATACGGACCGTCGGCCGAAGCGTCTCGCCGGTCACGATACGCGGCTCGTCGAGAGCGGTCGTCCGGTAGGGGCCG of the Natronomonas halophila genome contains:
- a CDS encoding GYD domain-containing protein, with amino-acid sequence MPTYVHLMELGKESLETMEKSPDRRQAAREMITGEGGELLAIYYTFGRYDVVAVAEYPDDGAAARAAITFRGEGNTSVETLPAFTEGEWDEEVVEKME
- a CDS encoding ATP-binding protein encodes the protein MSSPELDVVEFLLTASLYTENRDLDERDLPPRYRRVFWEDGEVERPLTTTTNTAAAATGVERPWEAVSGLMFTDRDDFSGKIDFTDRDMAESWLLERISDERLANNPTLVYAFEDRLDDITYEQAREQNRPIHADRVWIDSLLEEMFDEDEEEMLDLVDIRAPEEIEMTLEDLVLTEDQEQEIHKVVKAIEHRDYLAEIGLREIGKLLFVGPPGTGKTSVARALAQDLDLPFVEVKLSMITSQYLGETAKNVDKTFEVAKRLSPCILFMDEFDFVAKTRSSDEHAAIKRAVNTLLKSIDEISLIQDDVLLIGATNHPDQLDAAAWRRFDEIVNFPKPDRDMRSDILRIVTRRMDVDDFDPDELADATEGLTGSDLRLVLREAVLDALTENRTTLTQQDMLEAIEDFEERDNLKNMDMIEGDADALVAGGTDGHDHDHDD
- a CDS encoding site-2 protease family protein, producing the protein MKGFRVGSAFGIPIRLDLTFLLVLPVFAYIIGAQIGELVVLLNDSVALGIDPDALTGSGLARYGIGTITAIGLFVCVVAHEFGHSLVARRYDVPIESITLWLLGGVAQMEEIPEDWKTEFNIAIAGPIVSVLLGIGAYAAFQFVPSDGFLLAATRFILAYLALMNVVLAGFNLLPGFPMDGGRILRAFLARDRPHAQATQQAAKVGQAFAVMLGLFGLLAGFNILLILLAFFIYIAAASESKRTVMNAAFEGVTVGDVMTPRDRLDTVSPKTSVAEFMDRMFRERHTGYPVTEGGAGTAPDSASGDKPRAGGRPVGVVTLSDAQQIDEVERDAYRVEDVMSRDLQAVTPDTPVMDAFETMQRNDIGRLLVVDDAEDPNSLVGLLSRTDVMTALEIIKSGGQPGAQRLRNESPMPAETIDRERT
- the hisB gene encoding imidazoleglycerol-phosphate dehydratase HisB — encoded protein: MTDRTAAVTRETAETDIEVTLDLDGDGDSTVDTGIGFFDHMLEALAKHGLFDLTVRCDGDLDIDDHHTVEDVGITLGEAFEESLGDKRGIVRYADRKVPLDEAVAEVVVDVSGRPRFYFDGEFSQPSIGDFTSDMARHFAESLALNAGLTLHASIEGENAHHEVEALFKGLARTLDDATRVDERRSDTPSTKGEL
- a CDS encoding thiolase family protein, whose product is MSDNTPVVVKAYRTPFGKEDGVFADVRPEDLSIPLIDRILEETDLTGEDVDDLKWGCAQQRSEQGNNMARVIALMSDLGEDTPATTINRWCASSAEAVISAADAIRAGQRDCIIAGGVESMSRVKMGQNNEVHPGLNDYHNIAALQMGITAEEVAERYDVSRETQDEYAAQSQQRAVAATEEGRFDDEIVPIEGHDDEGNEIVVEKDEGLRPGTTAEKLAELPTVFKSDGTVTPGNASQTTDGAAALLITSEEYAEEQGFEILAELGNNAIAGVEPEVMGIGPIPACENLFERSGTTADDYDLVELNEAFASQCVYCRDQLGFDNDSYNVNGGAIAIGHPLGATGARLPVTLIHEMQKRDDAERGIATECVGFGQGAAIEIFSR
- a CDS encoding DEAD/DEAH box helicase; this encodes MSQQVADVDTLFLHEGRDEYTVVVRRDGERLLRGRLEMKQTSAGPRPGRFRVKDGDDEVPRRPEQFVEMARRARRIRISEQTSRDGRRELEAMLDGYQLDAKQVRTCRYCAGKGRYSPLTSETAIQADDEHICPDCARRELEREANYRGLRSGARDRLEDLLLEVGDLERVKNLLSGQLDPELTKFDEISATTDDIDLVSTRDIDVHGDLKSQLQKFDELLPVQSLAVENGLLDGDDQLVVSATATGKTLVGELAGIDRALKGEGKMLFLVPLVALANQKHEDFEDDYGDLLDVSIRVGSSRIRDDGNRFDPHADVIVGTYEGIDHALRTGKDMGDIGTVVIDEVHNLGEEGRGHRLDGLISRLKHYCETNRCDTQWVYLSATVGNPGELARKLGAKCIEFEERPVPIERHVTFADGQEKLDIENKLVKRAFDSKSSMGYRGQTIIFTNSRRRCHEISRKLEYDSAPYHAGLDYGRRKKVERQFGNQDLAAVVTTAALAAGVDFPASQVVFDSLAMGIEWLNVQEFEQMLGRAGRPDYHDQGTMYMLVEPDTTYHNSMEMSEDEVAFKLLKGEMEPVITRYDETSAIEETLANITVAGKGAKRLNDRMVGEVPTKHAVGKLLEYDFIDGFTPTPIGRAVTEHFLEPDEAFAMLDAIRKGKDPYELVAEIELRDEH
- a CDS encoding cupin domain-containing protein, whose translation is MTASEPKPLLRRAEDIDYEAVDAAEGMKKGVLVGPEHGAPNLAIRRFVLEAGAEVPKHTNDIEHEQYVLEGKYVVGISEASETPRANGEAVSGDEEHTVSAGDSLLIPAGTVHWYRNESDQQGSFICAVPTGDDSIELVDE